In Oxalobacteraceae bacterium OTU3CINTB1, the sequence GATGAACCGACCACGGGTTTGCATCCGTCCGACATCGAGTTGCTGATGACGCAGTTGCATGGGCTGGTTGATGCCGGCAACACCGTGGTGGTGGTCGAGCACAATATGCAGGTGCTGGCCGACAGCGACTGGGTGATCGACGTCGGCCCGGGCGCGGGCGAGGAGGGCGGTGCGATCGTCGCCGCCGGCCCGCCGGACCAGTTGGCGAAGGACAAGCGTAGTCGCACGGCGCCGTACTTGTCACGGGCACTCAAGGCATCTACGAAGAACCGTGGGGCGGATTAGCGCGCAGCGCGTAATCCGCCGTACGTCACTTCTGATGGGGCGAAGCTCCCGAGCCGCGCCCCTTCCAAAGTATCACTCGCAGCTGAAGCTGGCGGCATCCTCGATGTTGCCGCTGCCTTTGTACTTGGCGGCCTTCGGATACGGGCACAGCGGACGGGTGCGGTTTGGCGACCAGTTGGCCGGCACGTCGGCATTGGCGCCTCCCGCATTGCCGGCGCCGCGCACGCTGGCGATGACGTTGTCCGGCGCCTGGCCGCGTTCGACCCACGCGACCAGCGGCGTCAGCATGTCGAACTGCTCCGCCGACGGGCCGCCGCTGCAGTGGTTCATGCCCGGCACGCGGAAGAAACGGGCGAAGTTCGAGGCGTCGCCGCCATTGGCCGCGCGCAAGCCGTCATACCAGGCGGTGGTGTCGTCGCTGGAAAAGATCGGATCGGCGGTGCCGTGGTACACCATCATCTTGCCGCCACGGCTTTTCAAGATGCCGAGGTTGGTCGGGTTGGGCGGCAGCATGAACGACAGCGCGCTTTCCGTGTACACGGAGGTAGTGGCGCCGACCCTGGCCAGCATGTTGTCGACGTTGCCGGTCAGCGCGAACTGCGGACCGTTGAAGGTCGCCAGGCTTTCCGGCGGCGCCTGCCAGATCAGTCCGACGGCGCCTGAGTCGCGGGTCAGCGGGCTGTTGAACTTCCAGTCGGCCCAGCCGCCCGTCGAGAGGCCGGCGTCGTACGGCCAGCTCGAATAGAACTTCGTCCCGGCACTGGTGGTCGCGCCCGAGAACAAGCCGCCGATGGTGGTTTTTTGCGCAGCGCTCAGGCAGCTGCCGTTGCGCGCGCCCGTGCAGGTCGGCACGTCGCGATCAAGGTTGAAGGCCGCCTGGCACGCCTGCGTGTTCTGGATCAAGCCGTCGGCGGCGCCGTCGAGCGCGTCGCATTTCGCCAGCACGGCGTTCTCGACTGTGGTGCGTTCGGCCTTGGTGAAACCGGTCGACAGGTCGCCCGGCGTGGTGGCGAGCGCATTGTAGGCCTGTGCGCCGGCAATGTTGGCGATCGCCGCCAGCGGCAGGCGGAAGCCCGGATTGCCGACCAGGAAGCCGTCGTATTGATCGGCGAAGCGGGCTGCGGCCACCATCGCATGTCGCCCGCCATTGGAGCAGCCGCCGTAGTAGGACCGCTCCGGCGCCTTGCCGTAAGCGATCTGGATCAGGTTCTTGGCCATCGGCGTCAGCTTGCCGGCCGCCTGGTAGCCGTAGTCGAGGCGCGCTTGCGGATCGATGCCGAAGGCGGGATTAGGCGCGCCGTGGCCGGCGTCGGAACTGATGACGGCAAAGCCCATGTTAAGCGCGCTGTCCAGCGGACCGCCGCCGCCGACCTGTCCGGTGGCGGGGACGATCGAGCCGTCCAGGCCGCCGTTGCCTTGATAGAAGAAGCGGCCGTTCCAGTTCAGCGGCAGGCGCATCTCGAAGCCGATCGCGTAGCGGGCGCCGTCGACGGTGCTGACGCGGTCGAACATGCGGCCGGTCACCTGGCAATGGGCCGGGACTGGTTTGCCGGCCACCCGCAGGGTGCCGGCGGCGATGCTGTTGGCGCCGGTGATGGTGGTGTTGGCGAGCTGGACCTTGGTGACCAGATCGGTGCAGGAGGGCAGCGCTGCGCCGGTGGCGGCCGCCAGACGCGGCAGGCCGGTACTGTCGAGGCTGTCGCCGCCGCCGGCGCATGCGCTTAGCAGCAATGCCGCCGCGATGGCGGTGGCGAGCGGCGGTATCGGGGCTGTGGTTGGGTTGGTGTCGCGGCTTTTCATGCGAGTTGTCTCCTCTGTTCTTGCAAAGCGATGGACGTGCGGGTCCCGCGCAGCGTTCTGATGGCTGCGTCGGGACCTGCCTGGGGGTGAAGCGGGGTGGTGCTGGGTGGAGCGGGTTGGAACGAAACCTAATTCGGCATCACGTCTTTGAGCGTGCTGATCGGCTGGTTGACCAGCTTGCCGTTGACCTTCTTGACCTCACGGACGTACATGTTCTGCACGATATCGCGCGAGGCCGGGTCGATGCTGATCGGGCCGCGCGGGCTGTCCAGCTTCATGCCCGACAATACCTTCATGGCGGTGTCGCCGGTGACCTTGCCGTTCAGCTTGCGGATGGTTTCGTACAGCATGGCCATCGTGTCGTACGCGGCCACGGTGACGAAGGTCGGCGGACGCGCGTTCGGCAGGGCGGCTGCGTAGGCGGTCAGGAAGGATTTGTTGGTGGCGTTGTCCAGCGCCGTCGAGTAGTTCAGCACCGTGATGGCGCCCAGCGCGCGGTCGCCCAGCGCTTCCAGCGTCGGATGGTCGCTGGTCATGTCGCCCACGCCCAGGAATTTGATGCCGGCCTTGTCCAGACCCTTGTCGCTGAAGGCCTTGAGCAGGGCGGTGCCGTCTTCGGCGCCGGGAGCGAAGAAGAACAGCGCGTCCGGCTTCTCGTCCTTGATGCGCTGTATGAACGGCGAGTAGTCCGGATTGGCCAACGGCACGCGCGACGCGCCAACCAGCTTGCCGCCGCCGGCGGTGAAACCCTTGCCGAAGCGGGCCTCGGCGTCGATGCCGGTGCTGTAGTCGCTCACCAGCGTGTAAACCTTGCCGACCTTGTTCTGGGCGGTCCAGGTGCCGAAAGGCTCGGTCATCTGCTGCATCGTCATACTGGTGCGCAGCATGTACGGCGACTTGGCGGTGATGCCGGTGGTGACGGCGTTCATGACGATCATCGGAATCTTGGCCTGGGTGGCGATCGGCGCCACCGCCAGCGCGCTAGGCGTCAGCGAGAAGCCGATCAGGAAGCTGACCTTGTCCCGAGAGATCAGCTCCTGGGCGGCGCGCTTGGACATGTCGGCGTTGGTGCCGCCGTCGTCGCGGTAGATGATCTCGATCTTCTTGCCCGCCACGGTGGCGCCGTACTGCTGCATATAGGTCTTGATGCCATCCTCGAACGGCTTGCCGGTGTTGGCGAAAGGCCCGGTCAGCGCGGCGATGACGCCGACCTTGATGGTGTCCTGAGCCTGCGCTACACCGGTGCCGATCAAGGCCACGCTGACGACGATGCCGATGTTGGCCAGTTTTTTAAGTTTCATTGCTTGTCTCCGTCTTTTTTGGTTTATGCCGCGATGATTACTTGTGGATCGGTGCCTTCATACAGCGCCTCGACGACCGCCGCGCGCCGTGTCAGCACCGCCGACTGGTTGATCGAACCCTTGTCGGTCATCTCGCGATGATCGACGGACGGCGGTTCGGGTAGCAGCAGCAGGCGGTCGATGCGCATCGACGAACCGCTGGCGTCCTGGTTCAACAACTTGAGCAGGCGCGCGAACCAGGCCCGCACCGGCGCGCTGGCCAGCACTTCGGCGGCGCTGGCGTCCGGGCCCAGTTCCGACAGCACCTGACAATGCTCCATGCGCGGGAACAGCAGCAGGCCGATGGCGTTGCGGTCGATGCCGGTGACCACCGCGTCCAGCACATACGGCGCGGCGGCACTGATCACCTTCGCGCGCAGCGGACCGACGCTGACGAAGGTGCCGGTACTGAGCTTGAAGTCCTCGGCGATGCGGCCGTCGAACATGAAGCCCAGTTCCGGCTTTTCCGGGTCGACGAAGCGCAGGGCGTCGCCGGTGCAGTAGTAGCCATCCTCGTCGAAGACGGCGGCGTTCAAGTCCGGCGCGCGCCAGTAGCCCGGCATCACGTGCGGGCCGCTGAAGCGCGCTTCCAGCTTGTCGCCGAACGGCACCAGCTTGACCTTGCAGCCCGGCGCCGGTACGCCGACATAGCCGGCCTTGATGATGGAGCCGGTGCCGAAGGTGCACGACGGCGACGTCTCCGTCATGCCCAAGCCCGTGATGATGCGTACAGACTCGCCGGTTTCGGCGATGGCGGCGTTGTCCAGCCTGTCCCAGGCCGCCTGCGACAGGCCGGCGCCGGCGCACAGGAACAGCTTCACGCGCGAGAAGAAGTTGGCGCTCAGTTGGGCGTCGGTCTTCATCGCGTCGGTCAGCATCTCGAACCCTTTCGGGATATTGAAATACATCGTCGGCGCGATCTCGCGCAGGTTCCTCAGGGTGGTGGGGAAGTCGCGCGGGGTCGGCTTGCCGTCGTCCAGGTACAGGGTGCCGCCGTTATACAGCACGATGCCGACATTGTGGCTGCCGCCGAAGGTGTGGTTCCATGGCAGCCAGTCCAGCAGCACCGGCGGTTCGTCGCCCATGAACGGAAAGGTTTGCAGCAGCATCTGCTGATTGCTGCACAACATACCGTGGGTGGTGGTGACCGCTTTCGGTTTTTTGATCGAGCCGGAGGTGAACAGGAACTTGGCGACCGTGTCGACGCCGACGGCGGCATGCGCCGCTTCGACGGTCGACGGCGCCGTGTCGAGCAGCGACTGGAAGCTGGTGGACTGCTGGCCCGGGACTTCGCCGTGGGCCAGTATCAGTTCCACGTCGGCCGGCATCACCGCCTGGATGGCGCGGGTGTAGGCGGCGCCATCGCAGGCGAACAGCGCGCCTGGCGTCAGCTTGGCCAGCATTTCCGACAGCTTGGTGAAATCGGTCGCCACCAGACAATACGATGGCGACACCGGTGCATAGGGAATGCCGGCGTACATGGCTCCCAGCGCGAGCTGGAAGTGTTCCAGGTCGTTACCGGACAGGATCACCAGCGGACGTTCGGCCGACAGGCCGCGATCGAGCAGCGCCTGGCCGATGCTGCGGGCGCGGCGCAGCACTTCGGCGTACGACAGCCGTATCCATTCGCCGGCGCCGTCGCCATCGGCCGCGCGGCGCGCGACCAGGGTACGCTCCGGGTGGGCGGCGGCGCCCGATTCCAGGCGGTCGGTAAAGCGCGACGGGAACGCCTCCAGCGGCGTGACGGCGTCCACGTGCCACAGGCCGTCGGCCTGGTAGGCCGCGATCTGCGGATTGCCCAATCTGACCGGGCGTCGCTTTGCCGTGCCGCCGGGCTGCTCCGCAATCAATGCTTGATTCATGCGGAGCTCCTGTCAGATCGGATAGTGGCGCGAGGTGGTCTGGATCGTGATCCAGCGCAGCTCCGTGAACTCGGCGATGGCCGCCTTGCCGCCGAAACGCCCGTAGCCACTACCTTTGACGCCGCCGAACGGCATTTGCGCCTCATCGTGCACGGTCGGACCATTGATGTGGCAGATGCCCGATTCGATGCGGCGCGCGACGGCCATCGCGCGGCCGATGTCGCGGCTGAAGACCGCCGACGACAGGCCGTACTCGCTGTCGTTGGCCAGCGCGATGGCTTCCTCGTCGGTGTCGAAGCGCAGGATCGAGACGATAGGGCCGAACGACTCCTCCTGATAGACCTTCATTTCGGGCGTGACGCCGTCGACGATGGCCGGCTGCATGATGTTGCCGACCACTTCGGCCGAGCTTTGCGTGACCTTGGCGCCGCGATCGCGGGCGTCCTGCAGCATGGCGGCAACGCGGGTGGTGGCCGATGGATCGATCATGCCGGACAGCGGCGCGTCGCTTTGCGCCGCTTTCAACGTCGCGGTCTTGGCGGCTAGTTTTTCCAGGAAGGCCGGCGCCACTTTGTTGTCGACCAAAATGCGGTCGGCCGACATGCAGATCTGGCCCTGGTTGAAGAAGGCGCTGAACGCGGCCGCTTCCACGGCTTCGTCCAGGTCCGCGTCGTCCAGGATCAGCAGAGGGTTCTTGCCGCCCAGTTCCAGCAAAACGGGTTTCAGGTGGCGGGCGCAATGCTGGGCGATGATGCGGCCGACATTGGTCGAACCGGTGAAGTTGACGCGGCGGACGGCCGGCGCGGCGATCAAACGCTCCACTACCTGCGGCGCATCCTGCGGCGCGTTGGTGAGGATGTTGACGACGCCCGGCGCGAACCCTGCTTCCTCGAACACGGTGCCGATCAGGCGGTGCAGCGCCGGGCACAATTCGGAAGCTTTGAGGATCACGGTATTGCCGCAGGCGAGCGGCATGGCGATAGCGCGGGTGCCCAGGATGATCGGGGCGTTCCACGGCGCCAGGCCGACCACCACGCCGCACGCCTGGCGCAGGCCCATGGCCATCGAGCCGGGGACGTCGGACGGAATGACCTCGCCGCTGATCTGGGTGGTCATCGACGCCGCCTCGCGCAGCATGTTCCCCGCGAGCGTGACATTGAACTGGTACCACATCGGGCTGCCGCCGGCTTCGGCGACGCCGCGCGCGACGAATTCGGCGCGGTATTTTTCCATCGTGTCGGCGGCTTTAAGCAGCAGGGCGCGGCGGGCGCCGGGCGCCATCGCAGACCATGCGGGAAAGGCTTCCTGCGCGGCCTTCACTGCGCGGTCGACATCGGCCAGTTGGGCGGCTGCGGCGCGGGTGACCACTTCGCCGGTGGCGGGGCTGCGCCGTTCGAAGCTTGCTTTGTCCTGGGCGGCGGCGCCTTGGCCGCCGATCAGCAGATCGGTGTCAAACATGGTTGTCTCCTTTATTTTTATTGTAGAGTTTAGCCGCGTTTGAAAGTCTGCAGACCTGGCTTGATCGTCTTATCATCCAGGAACTGCTTGAGGCCTTGCGCGCGTCCTTTTTCCGGATCGCGGTAGTTGGACTGGTCGACCTTTGCGTACAGGTAGTCTTCGTTCTGGTCCCAATTCAGTTCGCGGCAGCGCTTGAAGCCGTTCTTGGCGATGCGCAGCACGGTCGGCGCCTTGGCCAGCAGTTTTTCGGCCAGCGCGATGACTTCGTCGCGCAGCTGGGCGCGTGGCACGCTCTTGTTGATCAGGCCCATGGCGGCCGCTTCCTGGCCGGTGAAGGTGTCGCCGGTCATGATGTAGTGCAGCGCCTGGCGATGGCCCATGGTGTCGGCGACGGCTTTGCTGACCAGGTTACCGGGCGGGATGCCCCAGTTGATCTCGGACAGGCCGAACACCGCTTCGTCGGCGGCGATGGCCAGGTCGCACGCGACCAGCGGCGAGAACGCGCCGCCGAAGCACCAGCCGTTGACCATGGCGATGGTCGGCTTGCTGTACATGCGCAGCAGCTTCCATTGCCACTGCGAGCAGTCGCGGCGCAGGCGCTCCTGGAAAATCTCCGGCTTGCCGTCGTTCTCGCGGAAGTATTCTTTCAGGTCCATGCCGGCGGTCCAGGCGTCGCCGGCGCCGGTCAGCACAATCACTTGCGCCTCCTCGTCCAGTTCCAGCGTTTCCAGAACGTCGATCATCTCGCGGTTCAGGGTCGGGCTCATGGCGTTGCGCTTGTCGGGGCGGTTCAGGGTGATCCAGCCGATACCTTTTTCAACATCGACCTTGACGGTTTCCCAGCGGGCTTCATATTTGGACATACAATGTGTCTCCTTTTAGTTCGCTAATGTTTGGTTTTAAGTATCAGGCTACCTGATATGTGACTTATACTATACCCACCTCTTTTGTTTTACAAGAAAATTTTTATGGTCAAAGCAGATTTTTCCGATAGCACTAAACCGTTGGGGCTGGCCTACCTTGTGGGGCGTCTCGATCACGTGTTGAACAAGCGCCTGCGCGATTGTTGCGCGCCGGCCGGCGTGACGGTGCCGCAGTACACGGCGTTGTCGGTGTTCCGGGCGCAGGGTGCGTTATCGAATGCGCAGCTGGCGGTGCGGACGATGGTGTCGCCGCAATCGGCCAACGAGATGGTGAAGTCGATTGAAGCGAAGGGCTGGATCGAGCGCACGCCCGATCCCTCGCACGGCCGCATCATCCAGATCCAGCTGACGGAAGCCGGGCACGCGATCCTGGCGCAATGCGACGGCAAGGTGAGGGAAGTGGAGATGCAGATGTTCCCCGACATGGATCACGAGGAACGCGTGCGCCTGCATGGGCTGCTGCGCGGCGCGGTGCGCGCGCTTAGTCTCGAAGGTATTTGAGTAGGCCGCTCACTGGCGCCGGGGCCACACGCTTTCCATCAACGGCTTGACGCTCAAGCCATGGACCACGATCGACAGCATGATGACGAACAGCGAAATGTGCGTCAGGCGTTGCGCCAGGTCCGGTGCCAACCCCTGTTCGATCGCGTACATCAGGTAGTAGATGGAGCCGATGCCGCGCACGCCGAACCACGCCGTCATCGCGCGTAGCCGCATGCTGGTGTCGCCGCCCGCCAGGCCGAGGAATACGCTGGCCGGACGCGCGATGAAGAACAGGAAGGCGGCCATCCAGACCGCATCCCAATCCATGTTATGCAGCGAGATCATGCCGCCCAGTAGCAGCACCAGGGTCAGTTCGGACAGGCGTTCCAGGTGCTCCTTGAATACCAGCGACTCGGTGCTGACGGTCATCGGCACTTCGTGCGTTTCGCTGCTCCTGGCGGCGGCCGATTTGGCCACGTCCTGCTCCAGCAAGCCTTGACGGTCCTTGGGCGCGCCGGCCAGCACCAACTCGGTCTGGCGCAGCGCCACGGCGGCGAAGAACACCGCCAGGAAGCCCCACGCGTGTATCAGGCTGGAGACGCCGTAGACCACCGCGATCAGGCCCAGTCCCACCAGGTCGTCCATGATTTCGTGCTGCGGTTTGATGATGCGCAGGCGCCAGCCCAGGCGCGCCGTCAGGGTGCCGCCCAGGTAGCCCACGGCGATTGCCGCCCCGGTCGCCCAGACCACGTCGACCAGGAACCAGCGCCAGTGATACGCGCCGGTGTCGTCGCCCATGCCCAGCATGGCCAGACCGAGGAACACGAATGGGAAGGCGCTGCCGTCGTTCATGCCGGCCTCGCAGGTGAGCGTGAAGCGCAGCTGGTCCTTGTCGCCCGCGTGGCGCACCTGGACGTCGGTGGCCAGCACCGGATCGGTCGGTGCCAATATGCCGCCCAACAGGATGCCGGCGCCCAGCGGCAGGCCGAGGACGAAGAAGCCGAAGGCAGCCACCAGCGCCACCGTCAACGTCATCGAGACCCAGGCCAGCCGCAGCGGCGCGTCCCAGTGGCGCAGCTTGAACGGCACCGGCATCTTGATACCGGCGGAGAACAGCGAAATCAGGATGGCAATCTCGGTCAGTACCTCCAGCAGGTCCGATTGCAGCATCGGGTCGAAGTCGAGGATGTTGAACACGGTCGGTCCGAGCAGGATGCCGAAGCCGAGATAGACCATCGCCGATGTGAACGGCGAGCGCGAGATGGTGGTCGCCGCCAGGCCGCGCGCGAGCATCAGCAGGCCGACCAGCAGGAACCAGTGGTTGGTGTTCACGCGGTCTCCGGGCTTGGGCCGAGCGGACGCCAGATGTTGGCTGGATCGAAAGGTTGCTTGCGGTATTTTTTCATTGGGGGCGATACTCCTCGGATAAGAATAGGAAGATCGTCCGCGACTGTCTGTGGGCTAGTGCACACGTAAGCGAACTACAACGCCGGCGGCACGCTTTTTTCTCCCCACCACTTGCGGTAATTGACGGCGTAGTCGCCCGTCTTGACGTAATCGGCAACGAAGCCATTGACGAACTTGAGCAGCTCCGGATCGCCCTTCGCCATGGCGATGCCGATCGGGGTCTGGCCGTGGATCCCCGGCAGCACGCCGAGCTGGTCGTTCTTGCTGGCGAGGTAATCGAGCAGCGACGAATCCTCTATCCCGGCGTCGACGCGCTTTTGCTTGAGCAGCAGCACGCCGTCCGGCGCGAAATTGTCGGTATAGACGAATATCGCCTGCGGCGCCGACTGCTTCAGGAAGGCGTCCGCCGTGGTGCCGCGACCGACCACCACACGTTTGCCCGTCAGATCCGCCAATGTCCTGATCCCGGCGCTTTTCTGCACAATCACGCGCAGCCCGGCCATGTTGTATGGCTTGGAAAAGTCGACCACGCGCGCCCGTTGCGGCGTGATCGATACGTTGGCCACCACCAGGTCCAGCTGCTTCGACATCAGCATCGAGATGCGCGCGTCCGCCGAAACGTCCGAGAACCGCACCGGCACGCCGAGCCTGGCCGCGAGCTGCGTGGCGACATCGACGTCG encodes:
- a CDS encoding tannase/feruloyl esterase family alpha/beta hydrolase, yielding MKSRDTNPTTAPIPPLATAIAAALLLSACAGGGDSLDSTGLPRLAAATGAALPSCTDLVTKVQLANTTITGANSIAAGTLRVAGKPVPAHCQVTGRMFDRVSTVDGARYAIGFEMRLPLNWNGRFFYQGNGGLDGSIVPATGQVGGGGPLDSALNMGFAVISSDAGHGAPNPAFGIDPQARLDYGYQAAGKLTPMAKNLIQIAYGKAPERSYYGGCSNGGRHAMVAAARFADQYDGFLVGNPGFRLPLAAIANIAGAQAYNALATTPGDLSTGFTKAERTTVENAVLAKCDALDGAADGLIQNTQACQAAFNLDRDVPTCTGARNGSCLSAAQKTTIGGLFSGATTSAGTKFYSSWPYDAGLSTGGWADWKFNSPLTRDSGAVGLIWQAPPESLATFNGPQFALTGNVDNMLARVGATTSVYTESALSFMLPPNPTNLGILKSRGGKMMVYHGTADPIFSSDDTTAWYDGLRAANGGDASNFARFFRVPGMNHCSGGPSAEQFDMLTPLVAWVERGQAPDNVIASVRGAGNAGGANADVPANWSPNRTRPLCPYPKAAKYKGSGNIEDAASFSCE
- a CDS encoding ABC transporter substrate-binding protein, with the translated sequence MKLKKLANIGIVVSVALIGTGVAQAQDTIKVGVIAALTGPFANTGKPFEDGIKTYMQQYGATVAGKKIEIIYRDDGGTNADMSKRAAQELISRDKVSFLIGFSLTPSALAVAPIATQAKIPMIVMNAVTTGITAKSPYMLRTSMTMQQMTEPFGTWTAQNKVGKVYTLVSDYSTGIDAEARFGKGFTAGGGKLVGASRVPLANPDYSPFIQRIKDEKPDALFFFAPGAEDGTALLKAFSDKGLDKAGIKFLGVGDMTSDHPTLEALGDRALGAITVLNYSTALDNATNKSFLTAYAAALPNARPPTFVTVAAYDTMAMLYETIRKLNGKVTGDTAMKVLSGMKLDSPRGPISIDPASRDIVQNMYVREVKKVNGKLVNQPISTLKDVMPN
- a CDS encoding feruloyl-CoA synthase — protein: MNQALIAEQPGGTAKRRPVRLGNPQIAAYQADGLWHVDAVTPLEAFPSRFTDRLESGAAAHPERTLVARRAADGDGAGEWIRLSYAEVLRRARSIGQALLDRGLSAERPLVILSGNDLEHFQLALGAMYAGIPYAPVSPSYCLVATDFTKLSEMLAKLTPGALFACDGAAYTRAIQAVMPADVELILAHGEVPGQQSTSFQSLLDTAPSTVEAAHAAVGVDTVAKFLFTSGSIKKPKAVTTTHGMLCSNQQMLLQTFPFMGDEPPVLLDWLPWNHTFGGSHNVGIVLYNGGTLYLDDGKPTPRDFPTTLRNLREIAPTMYFNIPKGFEMLTDAMKTDAQLSANFFSRVKLFLCAGAGLSQAAWDRLDNAAIAETGESVRIITGLGMTETSPSCTFGTGSIIKAGYVGVPAPGCKVKLVPFGDKLEARFSGPHVMPGYWRAPDLNAAVFDEDGYYCTGDALRFVDPEKPELGFMFDGRIAEDFKLSTGTFVSVGPLRAKVISAAAPYVLDAVVTGIDRNAIGLLLFPRMEHCQVLSELGPDASAAEVLASAPVRAWFARLLKLLNQDASGSSMRIDRLLLLPEPPSVDHREMTDKGSINQSAVLTRRAAVVEALYEGTDPQVIIAA
- a CDS encoding aldehyde dehydrogenase encodes the protein MFDTDLLIGGQGAAAQDKASFERRSPATGEVVTRAAAAQLADVDRAVKAAQEAFPAWSAMAPGARRALLLKAADTMEKYRAEFVARGVAEAGGSPMWYQFNVTLAGNMLREAASMTTQISGEVIPSDVPGSMAMGLRQACGVVVGLAPWNAPIILGTRAIAMPLACGNTVILKASELCPALHRLIGTVFEEAGFAPGVVNILTNAPQDAPQVVERLIAAPAVRRVNFTGSTNVGRIIAQHCARHLKPVLLELGGKNPLLILDDADLDEAVEAAAFSAFFNQGQICMSADRILVDNKVAPAFLEKLAAKTATLKAAQSDAPLSGMIDPSATTRVAAMLQDARDRGAKVTQSSAEVVGNIMQPAIVDGVTPEMKVYQEESFGPIVSILRFDTDEEAIALANDSEYGLSSAVFSRDIGRAMAVARRIESGICHINGPTVHDEAQMPFGGVKGSGYGRFGGKAAIAEFTELRWITIQTTSRHYPI
- a CDS encoding p-hydroxycinnamoyl CoA hydratase/lyase; this translates as MSKYEARWETVKVDVEKGIGWITLNRPDKRNAMSPTLNREMIDVLETLELDEEAQVIVLTGAGDAWTAGMDLKEYFRENDGKPEIFQERLRRDCSQWQWKLLRMYSKPTIAMVNGWCFGGAFSPLVACDLAIAADEAVFGLSEINWGIPPGNLVSKAVADTMGHRQALHYIMTGDTFTGQEAAAMGLINKSVPRAQLRDEVIALAEKLLAKAPTVLRIAKNGFKRCRELNWDQNEDYLYAKVDQSNYRDPEKGRAQGLKQFLDDKTIKPGLQTFKRG
- a CDS encoding MarR family transcriptional regulator; protein product: MVKADFSDSTKPLGLAYLVGRLDHVLNKRLRDCCAPAGVTVPQYTALSVFRAQGALSNAQLAVRTMVSPQSANEMVKSIEAKGWIERTPDPSHGRIIQIQLTEAGHAILAQCDGKVREVEMQMFPDMDHEERVRLHGLLRGAVRALSLEGI
- a CDS encoding sodium:proton antiporter, with product MNTNHWFLLVGLLMLARGLAATTISRSPFTSAMVYLGFGILLGPTVFNILDFDPMLQSDLLEVLTEIAILISLFSAGIKMPVPFKLRHWDAPLRLAWVSMTLTVALVAAFGFFVLGLPLGAGILLGGILAPTDPVLATDVQVRHAGDKDQLRFTLTCEAGMNDGSAFPFVFLGLAMLGMGDDTGAYHWRWFLVDVVWATGAAIAVGYLGGTLTARLGWRLRIIKPQHEIMDDLVGLGLIAVVYGVSSLIHAWGFLAVFFAAVALRQTELVLAGAPKDRQGLLEQDVAKSAAARSSETHEVPMTVSTESLVFKEHLERLSELTLVLLLGGMISLHNMDWDAVWMAAFLFFIARPASVFLGLAGGDTSMRLRAMTAWFGVRGIGSIYYLMYAIEQGLAPDLAQRLTHISLFVIMLSIVVHGLSVKPLMESVWPRRQ
- a CDS encoding transporter substrate-binding domain-containing protein — encoded protein: MPQLKRIAAIAVLTMIAGSAVAGRIEEIKARGYVRIGVSLGGEPVGFRNGKNEPVGYDVDVATQLAARLGVPVRFSDVSADARISMLMSKQLDLVVANVSITPQRARVVDFSKPYNMAGLRVIVQKSAGIRTLADLTGKRVVVGRGTTADAFLKQSAPQAIFVYTDNFAPDGVLLLKQKRVDAGIEDSSLLDYLASKNDQLGVLPGIHGQTPIGIAMAKGDPELLKFVNGFVADYVKTGDYAVNYRKWWGEKSVPPAL